GTTCAAGACTAGGTCAGTAATACAATGAAGACccttttcttcattctctACGGAAGCAAAATCTGACAATTTATCAGCATATTTACCCCAAATTTCTTCAGGCCAAAATGATCTTCCATCATCTAAATCCTCCTTATAGTCTCTAATGATGTTCGTCTTTTGTAAAAATAAGCCCATGGAGTCGCTCAATTCCATGTGGTCTAATAAATATGGGTCACTGAATTGCGAAGCGACACCCAACTTCGTTAAACCATGACCAACAAGACCTGCAACATAGAAACAGTATAAATCGTAATCTTTGATGGTTTTAACCCCGTTCAAATTGAATTCTTCGTCAACAATGTAATCAGCCATACCATTGCCCATCTTTTCAGTGATCTCCTTGATAATATCTTGATATTCTGGTTTTAGTTTTGCATATTCGGTTAGAATAGCATCAAATTTGACCAGAACAATTCTATCCTTCTCAGTTTCAGCATTTCCGTCAAAGGTCCAATCCTTTAATAATAGTTTCTCATGAAATGATCTCAGAAGTGggattttgatttttgggTCGATACTCAtgtcatcttcaactgTGTCTAGTGCTCTTAAGACAAGATAGAAAATCATAATCGCATTACGCAGTTCTGGATTCAACTCCATGATTACGGCACTAAATGATCTTGAGGTCTTCTTGAGTAGATCATAGCataatttttcagtttcacACGACGGTTTCAGAGGATACAAAGtttttttgaagaacttaCTGTTATAACAAAAAGAATGAGCAGACAGCGTTATAATGTTAGTAGAATTCCAAGGAGATGAGGACCGTGAAGATATAGTATCAAAGTAATTAAAGGTATCAACAGTATCAGATATTGTATGTCAGTTGAATGGaatatttggaagaaaaaaaaatacatacAATTGTACAACAGCTTTAAGCTCTGAGGGGTGGAATGCCAGTTCAATGATTTTACTCATTCTAGTTGAACTTAGCAGATGATAGAAGATAACTTTTTCGTCAGGTTAGTATATAAGAGCACTAACTTTGTGCTGAAAATATGCATCCATTGAAATTTCGTTGGAAAGAAAACCACATCTCGTTCCGCATACGACAATCGCAAATCTGTGCACCGCCCTAGTATTTTTTCGATTAGGAAGGGTACTTGTATTAATTGTACTGCCTGGATACCTTAGAAACACATAAACAATCATTGCGATCCTAATATCTTTTAGTTAGGCAATCGAGAACTATTATATCATTGGCCACATAAATTGATATGGAAGATCAAAAGTATAGGGATGAATCCGAGGATGAAGACAACGTGATTTATAATTTCCATGAGGGAATTGTATTGGCTATTCATTTATCACCAACTATGTATAAGAAATTGCCTGCGCTGTTTTCTACATTTTTATTGCTGCTTAAGACATTGATCAAATCCATGCCTAAAACTGGACTTGGGATATACTTTAGT
The Pichia kudriavzevii chromosome 2, complete sequence DNA segment above includes these coding regions:
- a CDS encoding uncharacterized protein (PKUD0B02440; similar to Saccharomyces cerevisiae YHR190W (ERG9); ancestral locus Anc_8.857), with the protein product MSKIIELAFHPSELKAVVQFKFFKKTLYPLKPSCETEKLCYDLLKKTSRSFSAVIMELNPELRNAIMIFYLVLRALDTVEDDMSIDPKIKIPLLRSFHEKLLLKDWTFDGNAETEKDRIVLVKFDAILTEYAKLKPEYQDIIKEITEKMGNGMADYIVDEEFNLNGVKTIKDYDLYCFYVAGLVGHGLTKLGVASQFSDPYLLDHMELSDSMGLFLQKTNIIRDYKEDLDDGRSFWPEEIWGKYADKLSDFASVENEEKGLHCITDLVLNAMNHIKDCLKYLTMVYDHSTFNFCAIPQVMAIATLAEVFQNKDVFKKNVKIRKGVAISLILKSRTYDGVLEIFSQYLRIIHHKVPVSDPNYLAIGIKCGEIEQFIEELYPNPAHLPKGVKPMQTEFYLRALKKLDSEKDIKKLIQTENKNTNVVLVLVGLQVLFYTLYFTS